From the Spiroplasma alleghenense genome, one window contains:
- a CDS encoding ABC transporter permease produces MKQNLKTIMILYRLQWKNWLKGYINLSLGIGVTILTLLIWLSFKQDDPFLLISAIAVGIARNSISTFLRTISDWRTKGFSERLDNTPISNSIKFFAIFSFNLFNCIFVTILVFGIGQAFFPEQRAYLSEINWAMLSTGLFLVWLISILLSYVIFIAFKNQQVMMAIATLLYFFITYLLGLGFPYHLIIQYQWLKVILYFIPHRYMINVLQAAWVNAPNMKYDFYSGSELKWSVDFGFGGQLWIPYFVTILMIIIFTLIILLNFIYKNRFHKIEGAGFSAFKAKSLKYIDEIKNISDIQTLEAISKTRDLEVRFYRVKQRAENYKFKIYIDNKDKNRNNKKE; encoded by the coding sequence ATGAAACAAAATTTAAAAACAATTATGATTTTATACCGATTGCAGTGAAAAAATTGGCTCAAGGGTTATATTAATTTATCTTTAGGGATTGGGGTAACAATCTTAACTTTGTTAATTTGACTTTCATTTAAGCAAGATGACCCATTTTTATTAATTTCTGCCATAGCGGTTGGTATAGCCAGAAACTCGATTAGTACTTTTCTTAGAACAATTTCAGACTGAAGAACAAAGGGTTTTAGCGAAAGACTAGATAATACGCCAATATCCAATTCTATTAAATTTTTTGCCATTTTTTCTTTTAATCTTTTTAACTGTATTTTTGTTACTATTCTAGTTTTTGGAATTGGGCAAGCATTTTTCCCTGAGCAGAGAGCATACTTATCAGAAATAAATTGAGCAATGCTTTCAACTGGACTGTTTCTAGTTTGATTAATTTCAATTCTTCTAAGCTATGTAATTTTTATTGCTTTTAAGAATCAACAAGTAATGATGGCCATTGCGACACTTTTATATTTCTTCATTACCTATTTATTGGGTCTGGGATTTCCATATCATTTAATTATTCAATACCAATGACTTAAAGTAATTCTTTACTTTATCCCGCATCGATACATGATTAATGTTTTACAAGCGGCTTGAGTTAATGCTCCAAATATGAAATATGATTTTTATAGCGGATCTGAACTTAAGTGATCTGTAGATTTTGGGTTTGGAGGACAATTATGAATTCCATACTTTGTTACAATTTTAATGATAATAATTTTTACACTTATAATTCTTTTAAATTTTATCTATAAAAATCGCTTTCATAAAATTGAAGGTGCGGGATTTAGTGCTTTCAAAGCTAAAAGTCTAAAATACATTGATGAAATAAAAAATATTTCAGATATCCAAACTTTAGAAGCTATTAGTAAAACTCGCGACTTGGAAGTTCGGTTTTATCGAGTAAAACAGCGAGCAGAAAATTATAAATTTAAAATATATATTGACAATAAAGATAAAAATCGCAATAATAAAAAGGAGTAG
- a CDS encoding ATP-binding cassette domain-containing protein: MKEKESNVLVELNNVSKIFKKGAWALKKVNLKIHRNEIVTFLGANGSGKSVLASIIANNLAQTAGFIDYYFTQDSVFNSVGIQFRDQSWPSGFITKDIIELYKNIFLMEDEVWIQTLIEVFEINAFINKPLSKLSVVNLQMFSLFLAFFHKPELVVVDEISSSIGYNFRTRIFEFFESFVKNYNGTLIIVSPDHDFIDQYASRVIFLNDGHIIDDRSIFELEQKYLSAANYIKKISNEITSKIIKPKPDPFFKPILRDYNLQLTGLKKQIEKAFEKYTFVKESSFEIFVENILFYFDEIANEITELSNQSLEKENVINLRRLIKSNTKRSKVELQKIKRFIKQNSNFLKLKKIEKLIKDFIDYLNIKVKPIFRSNEIIFGGKKKKLLNINSDQTELEKMKQKYIRKELKIIKMERKNYKKFKRSLK; the protein is encoded by the coding sequence ATGAAAGAAAAAGAAAGTAATGTCCTTGTAGAATTAAATAATGTTTCTAAAATATTTAAAAAGGGAGCTTGGGCCTTAAAAAAAGTAAATTTAAAAATCCATAGAAATGAAATAGTAACTTTTCTTGGAGCCAACGGAAGTGGTAAGAGCGTTCTAGCAAGTATTATTGCTAATAATTTAGCTCAAACCGCTGGATTTATTGACTATTACTTTACTCAGGATTCAGTTTTCAATTCTGTTGGAATTCAATTTCGTGATCAAAGCTGACCAAGCGGCTTTATTACAAAAGATATAATTGAACTTTACAAAAACATTTTTTTAATGGAAGATGAGGTTTGAATTCAAACATTAATTGAAGTTTTTGAAATCAATGCTTTTATTAATAAACCACTCTCAAAATTGAGTGTCGTTAATTTACAAATGTTTAGTTTGTTTCTAGCTTTTTTTCACAAACCAGAACTAGTTGTAGTAGACGAAATCTCATCATCGATTGGTTATAATTTTAGAACAAGAATTTTTGAATTTTTTGAAAGCTTTGTTAAAAATTATAACGGAACTTTGATAATAGTTTCTCCTGACCATGACTTTATTGACCAATATGCATCAAGAGTTATTTTCTTAAATGATGGTCACATTATTGATGATCGTAGTATATTCGAACTAGAGCAAAAATATCTTTCAGCAGCAAACTACATCAAAAAAATTAGTAATGAAATTACTTCAAAAATTATCAAACCAAAGCCCGATCCGTTTTTTAAACCGATTTTAAGAGATTATAATCTACAACTAACAGGTCTTAAAAAGCAAATTGAAAAGGCTTTTGAAAAGTACACTTTCGTTAAAGAAAGTTCTTTTGAAATTTTTGTCGAAAATATTTTATTTTATTTTGATGAAATCGCTAATGAAATTACAGAACTTTCTAATCAAAGTCTAGAAAAAGAAAATGTTATCAATTTAAGAAGACTAATTAAGTCAAATACAAAGAGGTCTAAAGTAGAGTTACAAAAAATTAAGAGATTTATAAAACAAAATAGTAATTTTTTAAAGTTGAAAAAAATTGAAAAATTAATTAAAGACTTTATTGATTATTTAAATATTAAGGTTAAACCAATTTTTAGATCAAATGAAATTATTTTTGGTGGTAAAAAGAAAAAATTATTAAATATTAATAGCGATCAAACAGAATTAGAAAAAATGAAGCAAAAGTATATTCGTAAAGAATTGAAAATTATAAAAATGGAGCGAAAAAATTATAAAAAATTTAAACGCAGTTTAAAATAG
- a CDS encoding alpha/beta hydrolase encodes MEDRFIARKLINLFNKAHNLAFLSSSTTKVNYNLVKLFNTAFNDEFKNNPLYIGDGVKLETINFKSEDNLNLSGTIYRNPVKTNKWIIGLHGYSSSGIAKLFSIWNYRELGYNLMVFDFRCHGNSDNDIITLGYKENWDLKAAIKYLWANEVVESIGISGTSMGAFTLNYFSITEEEFIRKHKVKFGISDSTFMSAPKALEYLINHQAPSIFGNYLSVVKQDIIDIYRDENDVNLDNLDYLKLIPKNLKSFPILLIHTIDDDVTNYQDSVKIYEAKTNAEKSANNELKLFESGGHTKAIVKNYDEYMKVSNQFIINNQ; translated from the coding sequence ATGGAAGATCGTTTTATTGCTAGAAAATTAATAAATCTTTTTAATAAAGCACATAATTTGGCTTTTCTAAGTAGTTCTACTACAAAAGTTAACTATAATTTGGTTAAACTTTTTAATACTGCTTTTAATGATGAATTTAAAAACAATCCACTTTACATTGGGGATGGTGTAAAATTGGAAACAATAAATTTTAAATCAGAGGATAACTTAAATTTATCAGGAACAATATATCGTAATCCTGTTAAAACTAACAAATGAATTATTGGTTTACATGGTTATTCAAGTTCTGGGATTGCTAAATTATTTTCAATTTGAAATTATCGAGAACTCGGATACAATTTAATGGTTTTTGATTTTCGTTGTCATGGTAATAGTGATAATGACATTATTACTTTGGGATACAAAGAAAATTGAGATTTAAAAGCTGCAATTAAATATCTTTGAGCCAACGAGGTTGTTGAGTCTATTGGTATTTCAGGAACTAGTATGGGTGCTTTTACATTGAATTATTTTTCAATTACCGAAGAGGAATTCATTCGTAAACACAAAGTAAAATTTGGGATTTCTGATTCTACTTTTATGAGCGCTCCCAAAGCATTAGAATATTTAATCAACCATCAAGCTCCATCAATTTTTGGTAATTACTTATCAGTTGTTAAACAAGACATAATTGATATTTATCGTGATGAAAATGATGTAAACTTAGACAACCTTGATTATTTAAAGTTAATCCCTAAAAATCTTAAAAGTTTTCCAATTTTATTGATTCATACAATTGATGATGATGTAACAAATTATCAAGATAGCGTTAAAATTTATGAAGCTAAAACAAATGCTGAAAAATCAGCCAATAATGAGTTAAAATTATTTGAGAGCGGCGGTCATACTAAAGCTATTGTAAAGAATTATGATGAGTATATGAAGGTTTCGAATCAATTTATAATCAATAATCAATAA
- a CDS encoding cell division protein SepF, whose amino-acid sequence MGWRKDKKAEANNQIENKSAYQPPHERPLNSRFSFENEVFDISHTTHFEPNSYSEIQEVADALIRFRKATVSFAKLTAQDKVRVIDFLTGVMYGLDGDYRKLDNKVYQFILQH is encoded by the coding sequence ATGGGCTGAAGAAAAGATAAGAAAGCAGAAGCTAATAATCAAATAGAAAATAAATCAGCATATCAACCACCACATGAAAGACCTTTAAATAGTCGATTTAGTTTTGAAAATGAAGTTTTTGATATCAGTCACACAACTCATTTTGAACCAAATAGTTATAGTGAAATTCAAGAAGTGGCTGATGCGCTGATTCGTTTTCGAAAAGCAACAGTTAGTTTCGCAAAACTAACTGCTCAAGATAAGGTTAGAGTAATTGATTTCTTGACCGGAGTTATGTATGGTCTTGATGGTGATTACCGCAAGCTAGATAATAAAGTCTATCAATTTATATTACAGCACTAG